A DNA window from Arachis duranensis cultivar V14167 chromosome 3, aradu.V14167.gnm2.J7QH, whole genome shotgun sequence contains the following coding sequences:
- the LOC107478299 gene encoding dolichol kinase EVAN isoform X1, whose product MSHQGESSDSKSGKKDFSTAILERKKLPNRLVVDEAVNDDNSVVAMHPQTMEKLQLFRGDTILINGKKRKDTICIALADDNCEVPKIRMNKVVRSNLRVRLGDVVSVHQCPDVKYGKRVHILPIDDTVEGVTGNLFDAYLKPYFLEAYRPVRKGDLFLVQGGMRSVEFKVIETDPGEYCVVAPDTEIFCEGEPVKREDEERLDEVGYDDVGGVRKQMAQIRELVELPLRHPQLFKSIGVKPPKGILLYGPPGSGKTLIARAVANETGAFFFCISGPEIMSKLAGGSESNLRKAFEEAEKNTPSIIFIDEIDSIAPKREKTNGEVERRIVSQLLTLMDGLKSHAHVIVIGATNHPNSIDPALRRFFDREIDIGVPDEVSPLEVLRIHTKNMKLSDEVDLERISKDTHGYVGADLAALCTEAAHTERVVKDKVLVFNFTDVGKLPPHVLNGERAVVLFFIAHILFSLPFSLLLSHGVPLSFLALAASFIEISYDAAASSSSLFRTRRGASSGILLGAVTLPALLLSKLTQLSRGFSLAQVNLQEIHYTTLQYWATSATSFVVLVFLSFVLSHRTPLSRKDWGLGFGLCFLFLQASLCFLALVSTSSQSGLQLACKLSWVLGHGLAAVMLIQHFLGTFPSCASIGEALLATAGIVLYFGDMLLLTVMRLYGLLMSSDLVTAEYETSRSEIGIIIQGVLLGLLLYPIPFKYILRVWEWSTNTASAESRRYSEIRRSVIFISLFVLVMVGIVPLWMQFVHEFHLHPILWVLSFVLSDPFKRLSLCIYWVCVICLSVLYVYDISKNSRVERILLRKYYHLLAVLMFVPALILQPEFLDLGFGAALAVFLTLEIIRIWRIWPLGQPIHQFMNAFTDHRDSDFLIVSHFSLLLGCALPIWLSSGYNDRPLAPFAGILSLGIGDTMASLIGHKYGVLRWSKTGKKTIEGTAAGIMSVLASCWLLLLLLASSGYIFTQHWFSLLLSVTVSGLLEAYTAQLDNAFIPLFFYSLLCL is encoded by the exons ATGTCTCACCAGGGCGAATCATCCGACTC GAAATCGGGGAAGAAGGACTTCTCCACCGCGATTCTCGAACGCAAGAAGTTGCCGAACAGATTGGTCGTCGATGAAGCCGTCAACGACGATAATTCCGTCGTGGCCATGCACCCACAGACAATGGAAAAACTCCAACTTTTCCGCGGCGACACTATTCTCATCAAT GGAAAGAAACGGAAGGACACTATTTGCATTGCACTTGCTGATGACAATTGCGAGGTGCCCAAAATCAGGATGAACAAGGTTGTGAGGTCCAATTTGAGGGTTCGTCTTGGTGATGTTGTGTCTGTGCATCAGTGCCCTGATGTTAAGTATGGGAAACGAGTCCACATTCTGCCTATTGACGATACCGTCGAAGGTGTCACTGGAAATCTGTTTGATGCTTACTTGAAAC CTTATTTCTTGGAGGCTTATCGTCCTGTCAGAAAAGGAGATTTATTCCTTGTCCAAGGAGGGATGAGAAGTGTAGAGTTCAAGGTCATTGAAACTGATCCTGGGGAGTATTGTGTGGTTGCTCCAGACACTGAAATTTTCTGTGAAGGTGAACCCGTGAAACGGGAGGATGAAGAAAGGCTGGATGAAGTTGGATACGATGATGTGGGTGGTGTTAGGAAGCAAATGGCACAGATCCGTGAGCTTGTAGAACTTCCACTGAGACATCCTCAGCTTTTTAAGTCGATTGGTGTTAAGCCACCCAAGGGAATTTTGCTCTATGGACCCCCTGGCTCTGGTAAGACACTAATAGCAAGAGCTGTTGCTAATGAAACCGGAGCTTTCTTCTTTTGTATTAGTGGTCCAGAGATTATGTCCAAATTGGCCGGAGGGAGTGAAAGCAATCTCAGGAAAGCATTTGAAGAAGCAGAAAAGAATACTCCATCCATCATATTTATTGATGAGATTGATTCAATTGCACCCAAGCGGGAGAAGACAAATGGTGAAGTTGAAAGGAGGATTGTTTCACAACTTTTGACTCTTATGGACGGATTGAAGTCTCATGCACATGTTATTGTTATTGGTGCAACAAATCATCCAAATAGCATTGACCCAGCATTAAGAAGGTTTTTTGATAGAGAAATTGACATTGGTGTTCCTGATGAAGTCAGTCCACTTGAAGTCCTTCGCATACATACCAAGAACATGAAGCTTTCTGATGAG GTTGATTTGGAGAGAATATCAAAAGATACTCATGGGTATGTTGGTGCCGACCTTGCTGCTCTTTGCACTGAAGCTGCTCATACTGAGAGAGTGGTTAAAGACAAAGTCTTGGTGTTCAATTTTACTGATGTGGGAAAACTTCCCCCTCATGTTCTTAACGGCGAGAGAGCCGTTGTGCTATTCTTCATCGCTCATATActcttctctctccctttctctctcttacTCTCCCATGGTGTCCCTCTTTCTTTCCTCGCCCTTGCAGCCTCCTTCATTGAGATTAGCTATGACGCTgccgcttcttcctcttccctcTTCCGCACCAG ACGCGGTGCTTCTTCCGGAATCCTGCTCGGCGCCGTGACTCTCCCTGCTCTTCTACTCTCCAAGTTGACGCAATTATCAAGAGGATTCTCATTGGCACAAGTTAATCTTCAAG AGATTCACTATACGACATTGCAATACTGGGCAACATCTGCCACCAGCTTCGTGGTGCTCGTGTTCCTCAGTTTTGTTCTGTCGCACCGCACTCCTCTTTCGCGTAAggattggggtttagggtttggctTGTGCTTCTTGTTCTTGCAAGCTTCACTGTGCTTTCTGGCACTTGTTTCCACCTCCTCCCAAAGTG GCTTGCAACTTGCATGCAAGCTGTCATGGGTCCTTGGTCATGGATTGGCAGCGGTGATGCTAATTCAGCATTTTCTTGGAACTTTTCCATCTTGTGCTTCCATTG GGGAAGCTCTTTTGGCGACAGCTGGTATTGTTCTCTATTTTGGTGACATGCTGTTGCTTACTGTTATGAGG CTATATGGACTACTGATGTCATCAGATTTGGTCACTGCAGAGTATGAAACTAGTCGAAGTGAGATAGGCATCATAATTCAG GGAGTGCTGCTTGGCCTTCTGCTATATCCGATACCTTTCAAATATATTCTTCGTGTATGGGAATGGTCCACAAATACAGCTTCTGCTGAGTCAAGAAGATACAGTGAGATTAGAAGatcggttatttttatttctctctttgTATTGGTCATGGTTGGGATTGTACCATTATGGATGCAGTTTGTGCATGAATTTCATCTGCATCCTATTCTCTG GGTCCTATCCTTTGTTTTATCAGATCCATTCAAAAGACTATCACTGTGTATCTATTGGGTTTGTGTAATATGTCTCTCTGTGTTATATGTCTATGACATCTCTAAGAACAGTAGGGTTGAGAGAATTCTTCTGCGGAAATACTACCATCTATTGGCTGTCTTGATGTTTGTACCTGCTCTTATCTTACAG CCAGAGTTTCttgatctgggttttggtgcAGCTCTGGCAGTTTTCTTGACGTTAGAAATTATTCGA ATATGGAGAATCTGGCCTTTGGGACAACCAATTCATCAGTTTATGAATGCATTCACTGATCACCGGGATTCTGATTTTCTAATTGTCAG CCACTTCTCACTTTTACTTGGATGTGCACTTCCTATTTGGTTGTCTTCTGGTTACAATGATCGACCCCTTGCTCCTTTTGCGGGAATATTGAGTCTAGGAATTGGAGATACAATG GCATCATTAATTGGGCACAAGTATGGTGTTCTAAGGTGGAGTAAAACTGGCA AGAAAACAATTGAAGGTACTGCAGCTGGTATAATGTCTGTTCTAGCTTCCTGCTGGTTACTCCTTCTGTTGTTAGCTTCAAGTGGATACATTTTCACCCAG CATTGGTTCTCGTTGCTTCTATCTGTGACTGTTAGTGGTTTGTTGGAGGCATACACAGCACAACTTGACAATGCATTCATACCACTATTTTTCTATAGCCTTCTATGCTTGTAG
- the LOC107478299 gene encoding dolichol kinase EVAN isoform X2, protein MHPQTMEKLQLFRGDTILINGKKRKDTICIALADDNCEVPKIRMNKVVRSNLRVRLGDVVSVHQCPDVKYGKRVHILPIDDTVEGVTGNLFDAYLKPYFLEAYRPVRKGDLFLVQGGMRSVEFKVIETDPGEYCVVAPDTEIFCEGEPVKREDEERLDEVGYDDVGGVRKQMAQIRELVELPLRHPQLFKSIGVKPPKGILLYGPPGSGKTLIARAVANETGAFFFCISGPEIMSKLAGGSESNLRKAFEEAEKNTPSIIFIDEIDSIAPKREKTNGEVERRIVSQLLTLMDGLKSHAHVIVIGATNHPNSIDPALRRFFDREIDIGVPDEVSPLEVLRIHTKNMKLSDEVDLERISKDTHGYVGADLAALCTEAAHTERVVKDKVLVFNFTDVGKLPPHVLNGERAVVLFFIAHILFSLPFSLLLSHGVPLSFLALAASFIEISYDAAASSSSLFRTRRGASSGILLGAVTLPALLLSKLTQLSRGFSLAQVNLQEIHYTTLQYWATSATSFVVLVFLSFVLSHRTPLSRKDWGLGFGLCFLFLQASLCFLALVSTSSQSGLQLACKLSWVLGHGLAAVMLIQHFLGTFPSCASIGEALLATAGIVLYFGDMLLLTVMRLYGLLMSSDLVTAEYETSRSEIGIIIQGVLLGLLLYPIPFKYILRVWEWSTNTASAESRRYSEIRRSVIFISLFVLVMVGIVPLWMQFVHEFHLHPILWVLSFVLSDPFKRLSLCIYWVCVICLSVLYVYDISKNSRVERILLRKYYHLLAVLMFVPALILQPEFLDLGFGAALAVFLTLEIIRIWRIWPLGQPIHQFMNAFTDHRDSDFLIVSHFSLLLGCALPIWLSSGYNDRPLAPFAGILSLGIGDTMASLIGHKYGVLRWSKTGKKTIEGTAAGIMSVLASCWLLLLLLASSGYIFTQHWFSLLLSVTVSGLLEAYTAQLDNAFIPLFFYSLLCL, encoded by the exons ATGCACCCACAGACAATGGAAAAACTCCAACTTTTCCGCGGCGACACTATTCTCATCAAT GGAAAGAAACGGAAGGACACTATTTGCATTGCACTTGCTGATGACAATTGCGAGGTGCCCAAAATCAGGATGAACAAGGTTGTGAGGTCCAATTTGAGGGTTCGTCTTGGTGATGTTGTGTCTGTGCATCAGTGCCCTGATGTTAAGTATGGGAAACGAGTCCACATTCTGCCTATTGACGATACCGTCGAAGGTGTCACTGGAAATCTGTTTGATGCTTACTTGAAAC CTTATTTCTTGGAGGCTTATCGTCCTGTCAGAAAAGGAGATTTATTCCTTGTCCAAGGAGGGATGAGAAGTGTAGAGTTCAAGGTCATTGAAACTGATCCTGGGGAGTATTGTGTGGTTGCTCCAGACACTGAAATTTTCTGTGAAGGTGAACCCGTGAAACGGGAGGATGAAGAAAGGCTGGATGAAGTTGGATACGATGATGTGGGTGGTGTTAGGAAGCAAATGGCACAGATCCGTGAGCTTGTAGAACTTCCACTGAGACATCCTCAGCTTTTTAAGTCGATTGGTGTTAAGCCACCCAAGGGAATTTTGCTCTATGGACCCCCTGGCTCTGGTAAGACACTAATAGCAAGAGCTGTTGCTAATGAAACCGGAGCTTTCTTCTTTTGTATTAGTGGTCCAGAGATTATGTCCAAATTGGCCGGAGGGAGTGAAAGCAATCTCAGGAAAGCATTTGAAGAAGCAGAAAAGAATACTCCATCCATCATATTTATTGATGAGATTGATTCAATTGCACCCAAGCGGGAGAAGACAAATGGTGAAGTTGAAAGGAGGATTGTTTCACAACTTTTGACTCTTATGGACGGATTGAAGTCTCATGCACATGTTATTGTTATTGGTGCAACAAATCATCCAAATAGCATTGACCCAGCATTAAGAAGGTTTTTTGATAGAGAAATTGACATTGGTGTTCCTGATGAAGTCAGTCCACTTGAAGTCCTTCGCATACATACCAAGAACATGAAGCTTTCTGATGAG GTTGATTTGGAGAGAATATCAAAAGATACTCATGGGTATGTTGGTGCCGACCTTGCTGCTCTTTGCACTGAAGCTGCTCATACTGAGAGAGTGGTTAAAGACAAAGTCTTGGTGTTCAATTTTACTGATGTGGGAAAACTTCCCCCTCATGTTCTTAACGGCGAGAGAGCCGTTGTGCTATTCTTCATCGCTCATATActcttctctctccctttctctctcttacTCTCCCATGGTGTCCCTCTTTCTTTCCTCGCCCTTGCAGCCTCCTTCATTGAGATTAGCTATGACGCTgccgcttcttcctcttccctcTTCCGCACCAG ACGCGGTGCTTCTTCCGGAATCCTGCTCGGCGCCGTGACTCTCCCTGCTCTTCTACTCTCCAAGTTGACGCAATTATCAAGAGGATTCTCATTGGCACAAGTTAATCTTCAAG AGATTCACTATACGACATTGCAATACTGGGCAACATCTGCCACCAGCTTCGTGGTGCTCGTGTTCCTCAGTTTTGTTCTGTCGCACCGCACTCCTCTTTCGCGTAAggattggggtttagggtttggctTGTGCTTCTTGTTCTTGCAAGCTTCACTGTGCTTTCTGGCACTTGTTTCCACCTCCTCCCAAAGTG GCTTGCAACTTGCATGCAAGCTGTCATGGGTCCTTGGTCATGGATTGGCAGCGGTGATGCTAATTCAGCATTTTCTTGGAACTTTTCCATCTTGTGCTTCCATTG GGGAAGCTCTTTTGGCGACAGCTGGTATTGTTCTCTATTTTGGTGACATGCTGTTGCTTACTGTTATGAGG CTATATGGACTACTGATGTCATCAGATTTGGTCACTGCAGAGTATGAAACTAGTCGAAGTGAGATAGGCATCATAATTCAG GGAGTGCTGCTTGGCCTTCTGCTATATCCGATACCTTTCAAATATATTCTTCGTGTATGGGAATGGTCCACAAATACAGCTTCTGCTGAGTCAAGAAGATACAGTGAGATTAGAAGatcggttatttttatttctctctttgTATTGGTCATGGTTGGGATTGTACCATTATGGATGCAGTTTGTGCATGAATTTCATCTGCATCCTATTCTCTG GGTCCTATCCTTTGTTTTATCAGATCCATTCAAAAGACTATCACTGTGTATCTATTGGGTTTGTGTAATATGTCTCTCTGTGTTATATGTCTATGACATCTCTAAGAACAGTAGGGTTGAGAGAATTCTTCTGCGGAAATACTACCATCTATTGGCTGTCTTGATGTTTGTACCTGCTCTTATCTTACAG CCAGAGTTTCttgatctgggttttggtgcAGCTCTGGCAGTTTTCTTGACGTTAGAAATTATTCGA ATATGGAGAATCTGGCCTTTGGGACAACCAATTCATCAGTTTATGAATGCATTCACTGATCACCGGGATTCTGATTTTCTAATTGTCAG CCACTTCTCACTTTTACTTGGATGTGCACTTCCTATTTGGTTGTCTTCTGGTTACAATGATCGACCCCTTGCTCCTTTTGCGGGAATATTGAGTCTAGGAATTGGAGATACAATG GCATCATTAATTGGGCACAAGTATGGTGTTCTAAGGTGGAGTAAAACTGGCA AGAAAACAATTGAAGGTACTGCAGCTGGTATAATGTCTGTTCTAGCTTCCTGCTGGTTACTCCTTCTGTTGTTAGCTTCAAGTGGATACATTTTCACCCAG CATTGGTTCTCGTTGCTTCTATCTGTGACTGTTAGTGGTTTGTTGGAGGCATACACAGCACAACTTGACAATGCATTCATACCACTATTTTTCTATAGCCTTCTATGCTTGTAG
- the LOC107478298 gene encoding uncharacterized protein LOC107478298, which yields MEITKSSSVIIILLVFVSSLVETNAYYYMNCYGGTRCSGKYIRCPAECPSSVSNDPKAKVCQIDCNKPTCRAVCRHRKPNCNAPGSGCYDPRFIGGDGRVFYFHGKSNQHFSLVSDSNLQINGRFIGHRPANRARDYTWIQALGVLFNSQTFTVEATKTAKWSNEVDHLKLTYNGEFIDLNEVXXXXWFSPSKDIKVERVASKNSVIVTIENVAEILVNVVPITKEDDRIHNYQVPKDDCFAHLEVQFRFFSLSPKVDGVLGKTYRPDFENPAKPGVAMPVVGGEDSYKTTSLLSHDCASCLFSQESSAERDTSAKMIRTLDCTKLSYGLGIVCKK from the exons ATGGAAATTACCAAAAGTAGTTCTGTCATAATCATTTTGCTAGTGTTTGTTTCAAGTTTGGTGGAGACAAATGCATATTATTATATGAATTGTTACGGAGGAACCCGTTGCagtggaaaatacataagatgCCCAGCAGAGTGCCCAAGCAGTGTATCGAATGATCCTAAGGCTAAGGTTTGTCAAATTGATTGCAACAAACCCACATGCAGAGCTGTTTGTAGAC ATCGCAAACCAAACTGCAATGCACCTGGATCAGGATGCTATGATCCCCGCTTCATTGGCGGAGATGGTAGAGTCTTCTACTTTCATGGAAAGAGCAATCAGCACTTCAGTCTCGTCTCTGATTCCAACCTTCAAATCAATGGTCGCTTCATCGGACACAGGCCAGCCAACAGAGCCCGTGATTACACCTGGATCCAGGCTCTTGGCGTCCTCTTCAACTCCCAAACCTTCACAGTCGAGGCCACCAAGACGGCCAAATGGAGCAACGAGGTTGACCATCTCAAGCTTACCTACAATGGAGAATTTATAGATTTAAATGAAGTNNNNNNNNNNNNNTGGTTCTCGCCATCAAAAGACATCAAAGTCGAGAGAGTAGCCAGCAAGAACAGCGTCATAGTAACAATAGAGAATGTTGCTGAGATTCTTGTCAATGTGGTGCCAATCACTAAGGAAGACGATAGAATTCACAACTATCAAGTTCCTAAGGACGATTGCTTTGCTCACTTGGAGGTTCAGTTCAGGTTCTTCAGCTTGTCCCCAAAAGTTGACGGTGTTCTTGGAAAGACTTACAGGCCAGATTTCGAGAACCCGGCGAAGCCAGGTGTCGCAATGCCAGTTGTTGGCGGAGAAGACAGTTACAAGACGACATCATTGCTTTCTCATGATTGTGCTTCTTGTTTGTTCTCTCAAGAAAGTTCTGCTGAGAGAGATACCTCTGCTAAAATGATCCGCACACTTGATTGCACTAAATTGTCTTATGGATTGGGAATCGTTTGCAAGAAATGA